In the genome of Pseudorca crassidens isolate mPseCra1 chromosome 12, mPseCra1.hap1, whole genome shotgun sequence, one region contains:
- the LOC137203929 gene encoding LOW QUALITY PROTEIN: hydroxycarboxylic acid receptor 2-like (The sequence of the model RefSeq protein was modified relative to this genomic sequence to represent the inferred CDS: deleted 1 base in 1 codon), which translates to MNLSHPHFLEIGKKNCCVFRDDFIAKVLPPVVGLEFVFGLLGNGLALWIFCFHLKSWKASRVFLFNLAVADFLLIICLPFLTDNYVRKWDWRFGEVPCRLMLFMLAMNRQGSIIFLTVVAVDRYFRVVHPHHALNKISNRTAVLISCLLWGITIGLTMHLLYKKMLIRSHNSNLCSSFNICDTFRWHDAMFLLEFFLPLGIILFCSARIIWSLRQRQMNKHVKIKRAINFIMVVAVVFTICFLPSVAARIRIFWLLRTAGTRNCDTYRSVDLAFYITLSFTYMNSMLDPLVYYFSSPSFPNFFSTLVNRCLWRKVPDETENNRSTSVELTGDLSTTKNVPDTLMANPSEPQSPSYLTLASP; encoded by the exons ATGAACCTGTCCCACCCGCATTTTCTGGAAATAGGCAAGAAGAACTGCTGTGTGTTCCGGGATGATTTCATTGCCAAGGTGCTGCCGCCGGTGGTGGGGCTGGAGTTTGTGTTTGGGCTCCTGGGCAATGGCCTTGCCCTGTGGATTTTCTGCTTCCACCTCAAGTCCTGGAAAGCCAGCCGGGTGTTTCTGTTCAACTTGGCTGTGGCTGACTTCCTCCTGATCATCTGCCTGCCTTTCCTGACGGACAACTATGTGAGGAAGTGGGACTGGAGGTTTGGGGAAGTCCCCTGCCGGCTGATGCTCTTCATGTTGGCCATGAACCGCCAGGGCAGCATCATCTTCCTCACGGTGGTGGCCGTGGACAGGTACTTCCGAGTGGTCCATCCCCATCACGCTCTGAACAAGATCTCCAATCGGACGGCGGTGCTCATCTCCTGCCTCTTGTGGGGCATCACTATTGGCCTGACGATGCACCTCCTGTACAAAAAGATGCTGATCAGGAGTCACAATTCGAATTTGTGCAGCAGCTTCAACATCTGCGATACTTTCCGCTGGCACGACGCCATGTTCCTCCTGGAGTTCTTCCTGCCCCTGGGCATCATCCTGTTCTGCTCGGCCAGAATCATCTGGAGCCTGCGGCAGCGACAGATGAACAAGCATGTCAAGATCAAGAGGGCCATCAACTTCATCATGGTGGTGGCCGTCGTCTTCACCATCTGCTTCCTGCCCAGTGTGGCCGCGCGCATACGCATTTTCTGGCTCCTGCGCACCGCTGGTACGCGGAACTGTGACACCTATCGCTCAGTTGACCTGGCGTTTTACATCACCCTCAGCTTCACCTACATGAACAGCATGCTGGACCCTTTGGTGTATTACTTCTCCAGCCCATCTTTCCCCAACTTCTTCTCCACCTTGGTCAACCGCTGCCTATGGAGGAAGGTGCCGGATGAGACCGAGAATAACCGCAGCACAAGTGTCGAGCTCACGGGGGATCTGAGTACTACCAAGAATGTTCCCGACACT TTAATGGCCAATCCCAGTGAGCCTCAGAGCCCCTCTTATCTGACGCTGGCCTCTCCTTAA